One Chanodichthys erythropterus isolate Z2021 chromosome 22, ASM2448905v1, whole genome shotgun sequence DNA window includes the following coding sequences:
- the LOC137012253 gene encoding olfactory receptor 52Z1P-like, whose product MTNSSIVSSVMLEVLYRMDDLKYLYFMIFFVLYMFVLFANTTLIFIIITDKALHKPMYVFLCNLAVNGIYGGTVLLPSLMVTLMSPSHEVSLACCKAQTYFLHTYAVIEFTILSVMSYDRYVAICYPLQYHSIMTITRVYKLIAFSWGYPLVAFALFFILTLRLTICRNIIGRVYCSNYSLVKLSCDDTHVVSAIGLFFVVVYSFPQLAMILYSYGHILKICFTSTKKSKIKALKTCTPHLFAILNYSVGCFFEIVQSRFDTSYLPFETQIVMSLYFLIFPPILNPAIYGLSVQALRANICRLFF is encoded by the coding sequence ATGACAAACTCATCGATTGTGTCATCAGTCATGCTGGAGGTCCTTTACAGAATGGATGATCTTAAATACCTTTACTTCATGATCTTTTTTGTCTTGTACATGTTTGTACTCTTTGCTAACACTACTCTGATTTTTATCATAATTACTGACAAGGCTCTTCATAAACCTATGTATGTCTTTCTATGTAACTTGGCTGTAAATGGCATCTATGGTGGCACGGTTTTGCTTCCATCCTTGATGGTTACTTTAATGTCTCCTTCTCATGAGGTATCTTTGGCATGTTGTAAGGCTCAAACATATTTCCTGCACACATATGCTGTCATAGAATTCACCATTCTGTCAGTGATGAGCTATGATCGCTATGTGGCCATCTGCTACCCGCTACAGTATCACAGTATTATGACAATCACAAGGGTGTATAAACTAATTGCTTTCTCGTGGGGTTATCCTTTAGTGGCATTcgctttgttttttattctgaCTCTGCGCTTGACAATCTGTAGAAACATAATTGGGCGAGTGTACTGTTCCAACTATTCTCTTGTCAAACTGTCCTGTGATGACACACATGTTGTGAGTGCTATTggattgttttttgttgttgtatacTCTTTTCCTCAGCTTGCGATGATCCTCTACTCCTATGGACATATTCTAAAAATATGCTTTACTTCCACTAAAAAGTCTAAAATAAAAGCACTGAAGACCTGCACACCACACTTATTTGCAATATTGAACTACAGTGTGGGCTGTTTTTTTGAAATTGTACAAAGTCGCTTTGACACAAGTTATCTTccctttgaaacacaaatagtTATGTCACTTTATTTCTTGATATTTCCTCCTATTCTGAATCCAGCCATTTATGGGCTGAGTGTTCAGGCTCTGAGAGCCAATATTtgtagactttttttttaa
- the LOC137012254 gene encoding olfactory receptor 52Z1P-like — MTNSSIVSSVMLEVLYRMDDLKYLYFMIFFVLYMFVLFANTTLIFIIITDKALHKPMYVFLCNLAVNGIYGGTALLPSLMVTLMSPSHEVSLACCKAQTYFLHTYATIEFTILSVMSYDRYVAICYPLQYHSIMTITRVYKLIAFSWGYPLVAFALFFILTLRLTICRNIIGRVYCSNYSLVKLSCDDTHVVSAIGLFSVVIYSVPQLAMILYSYGHILKICFTATKKSKIKALKTCTPHLFAILNYSVGCFFEIVQSRFDTSYLPFETQIVMSLYFLIFPPILNPAIYGLSVQALRANIFRLFSSKNKLLPLK; from the coding sequence ATGACAAACTCATCGATTGTGTCATCAGTCATGCTGGAGGTCCTTTACAGAATGGATGATCTTAAATACCTTTACTTCATGATCTTTTTTGTCTTGTACATGTTTGTACTCTTTGCTAACACTACTCTGATTTTTATCATAATTACTGACAAGGCTCTTCATAAACCTATGTATGTCTTTCTATGTAACTTGGCTGTAAATGGCATCTATGGTGGCACAGCTTTGCTTCCATCCTTGATGGTTACTTTAATGTCTCCTTCTCATGAGGTATCTTTGGCATGTTGTAAGGCTCAAACGTATTTCCTGCACACATATGCTACCATAGAATTCACCATTCTGTCAGTGATGAGCTATGATCGCTATGTGGCCATCTGCTACCCGCTACAGTATCACAGTATTATGACAATCACAAGGGTGTATAAACTAATTGCTTTCTCGTGGGGTTATCCTTTAGTGGCATTcgctttgttttttattctgaCTCTGCGCTTGACAATCTGTAGAAACATAATTGGGCGAGTGTACTGTTCCAACTATTCTCTTGTCAAACTGTCCTGTGATGACACACATGTTGTGAGTGCTATTGGATTGTTTTCTGTTGTTATATACTCTGTTCCTCAGCTTGCGATGATCCTCTACTCATATGGACATATTCTAAAAATATGCTTTACTGCCACTAAAAAGTCTAAAATAAAAGCACTGAAGACCTGCACACCACACTTATTTGCAATATTGAACTACAGTGTGGGCTGTTTTTTTGAAATTGTACAAAGTCGCTTTGACACAAGTTATCTTccctttgaaacacaaatagtTATGTCTCTTTATTTCTTGATATTTCCTCCTATTCTGAATCCAGCCATTTATGGGCTGAGTGTTCAGGCTCTGAGAGCCAATATTTTTAGACTTTTTAGCTCTAAGAACAAGTTATTGCCTTTGAAATAG
- the LOC137012255 gene encoding olfactory receptor 52Z1P-like → MTNSSIVSSVMLEVLYRMDDLKYLYFMIFFVLYMFVLFANTTLIFIIITDKALHKPMYVFLCNLAVNGIYGGTALLPSLMVTLMSPSHEVSLACCKAQTYFLHTYATIEFTILSVMSYDRYVAICYPLQYHSIMTITRVYKLIAFSWGYPLVAFTLFFILTLRLTICRNIIGRVYCSNYSLVKLSCDDTHVVSAIGLFFVVVYTFPQLAMILYSYGHILKICFTATKKSKIKALKTCTPHLFAILNYSVGCFYEIVQSRFDTSYLPFETQIVMSLYFLIFPPILNPAIYGLSVQALRANIFRLFSSKNKLLPLK, encoded by the coding sequence ATGACAAACTCATCGATTGTGTCATCAGTCATGCTGGAGGTCCTTTACAGAATGGATGATCTTAAATACCTTTACTTCATGATCTTTTTTGTCTTGTACATGTTTGTACTCTTTGCTAACACTACTCTGATTTTTATCATAATTACTGACAAGGCTCTTCATAAACCTATGTATGTCTTTCTATGTAACTTGGCTGTAAATGGCATCTATGGTGGCACAGCTTTGCTTCCATCCTTGATGGTTACTTTAATGTCTCCTTCTCATGAGGTATCTTTGGCATGTTGTAAGGCTCAAACGTATTTCCTGCACACATATGCTACCATAGAATTCACCATTCTGTCAGTGATGAGCTATGATCGCTATGTGGCCATCTGCTACCCGCTACAGTATCACAGTATTATGACAATCACAAGGGTGTATAAACTAATTGCTTTCTCGTGGGGTTATCCTTTAGTGGCATtcactttgttttttattctgaCTCTGCGCTTGACAATCTGTAGAAACATAATTGGGCGAGTGTACTGTTCCAACTATTCTCTTGTCAAACTGTCCTGTGATGACACACATGTTGTGAGTGCTATTggattgttttttgttgttgtatacACTTTTCCTCAGCTTGCGATGATCCTCTACTCATATGGACATATTCTAAAAATATGCTTTACTGCCACTAAAAAGTCTAAAATAAAAGCACTGAAGACCTGCACACCACACTTATTTGCAATATTGAACTACAGTGTGGGCTGTTTTTATGAAATTGTACAAAGTCGCTTTGACACAAGTTATCTTccctttgaaacacaaatagtTATGTCActttatttcttaatatttccTCCTATTCTGAATCCAGCCATTTATGGGCTGAGTGTTCAGGCTCTGAGAGCCAATATTTTTAGACTTTTTAGCTCTAAGAACAAGTTATTGCCTTTGAAATAG